The following proteins come from a genomic window of Chloroflexota bacterium:
- a CDS encoding DUF4416 family protein, whose amino-acid sequence MGQIRQPEPVKLFASLFAGRVELLDEAIVHLAAEFGSVDFCSDILPFDHTDFYTPEFGPDLVRRFVTFEPLMDPGDLAAVKRRTNEIELLWAVNGRRQVNIDPGYISAGKVVLATTKDHAHRLYLGGGIYAEVTLHYHKGTFEPWSWTYPDYASPGYIALFNDLRQRYMKQLRGSSRH is encoded by the coding sequence ATGGGGCAGATCAGACAACCGGAGCCAGTGAAACTATTCGCCAGCCTGTTCGCCGGGCGAGTCGAACTGTTAGACGAGGCCATCGTGCATCTGGCCGCGGAATTCGGGTCAGTGGACTTCTGCAGCGACATCTTGCCATTCGACCACACCGATTTCTATACCCCGGAGTTCGGGCCCGATCTGGTGCGCCGCTTCGTAACCTTCGAGCCACTGATGGACCCTGGTGATCTGGCGGCTGTAAAGCGACGCACAAACGAGATCGAACTCCTGTGGGCGGTGAATGGACGGCGGCAGGTGAATATTGACCCCGGCTACATCTCGGCTGGCAAGGTGGTGTTGGCCACCACGAAAGACCATGCCCACCGGCTATATTTGGGTGGGGGCATCTACGCCGAGGTCACGCTCCACTATCACAAGGGCACCTTCGAGCCCTGGTCATGGACCTACCCGGACTACGCCAGCCCTGGTTACATCGCCCTATTCAACGATTTGCGACAGCGATATATGAAACAGTTGCGAGGCAGCAGCAGGCACTGA
- the glpK gene encoding glycerol kinase GlpK produces MQGEYAAAVDQGTTGTRFMIFSRDGHVVASDYAEHRQIYPQPGWVEHDPLEIWEKTCQVIAGALAKSKIDPRRIAGIGVTNQRETTVIWDPETGQPYYNAIVWQCTRTREICQRLMDDGLEAMIRRITGLPIATYFSGPKIKWVLDHVPDVRQRAQRGRALFGNIDTWIIWNLTGGPRGGAHVTDVTNASRTMLMNLQTLDWDEELLRLLDIPRQMLPSIRPSSDVNGYGITEVQGPARAAIPVSGDLGDQQAALFGQTCFDPGEAKNTYGTGCFMLLNTGQQAVASKSGLLTTVAYGLAEGKATYALEGSIAITGAAIQWLRDNLGLIKDAAETEIVAQSVEDAGGIYFVPAFSGLFAPYWDMYARGVIVGLTRYVTRAHLVRAALEAICYQTADVLHAMRADSGIRLKALKVDGGAVVNNFLMQLQADILGVPVVRPVVNETTALGAAYAAGLATGLWANLDELRTNWSVDRIFQPLWPEEKRAAGYAGWQKAVARARGWLEK; encoded by the coding sequence ATGCAAGGAGAATACGCGGCAGCAGTGGATCAGGGAACTACAGGCACTCGGTTCATGATCTTCAGTCGAGATGGCCACGTCGTGGCGTCAGATTATGCTGAACACAGGCAGATTTACCCGCAGCCTGGGTGGGTGGAACACGATCCGCTGGAGATATGGGAAAAAACGTGCCAGGTCATTGCTGGAGCACTGGCGAAAAGCAAGATAGATCCCAGGCGGATTGCGGGCATCGGGGTCACGAACCAACGCGAAACAACAGTCATCTGGGACCCTGAGACAGGTCAGCCGTATTACAATGCCATCGTGTGGCAATGCACACGCACTCGTGAGATCTGCCAGCGCTTGATGGACGATGGTCTGGAAGCAATGATCCGCAGGATCACCGGCCTGCCTATCGCCACTTACTTCTCCGGGCCTAAGATCAAATGGGTTTTAGACCACGTGCCGGATGTGAGGCAACGGGCCCAGCGAGGGCGCGCCCTTTTTGGCAATATAGACACCTGGATTATCTGGAACCTCACTGGCGGTCCGAGAGGCGGAGCCCACGTGACGGACGTTACCAATGCCTCGCGCACTATGCTCATGAACCTGCAAACCCTCGATTGGGACGAGGAATTGCTACGCCTCCTTGATATCCCGCGCCAGATGTTGCCCTCCATCCGGCCGTCAAGCGACGTAAATGGCTATGGTATCACCGAAGTCCAGGGACCAGCGAGGGCCGCCATCCCTGTTTCTGGTGACCTGGGCGACCAGCAGGCTGCGCTTTTCGGTCAGACTTGTTTTGACCCCGGTGAGGCAAAGAATACCTATGGCACCGGGTGCTTCATGCTCTTGAACACCGGCCAGCAAGCCGTTGCCTCTAAAAGCGGTCTCTTGACGACAGTGGCCTATGGACTGGCTGAGGGCAAAGCTACGTATGCCCTGGAAGGCTCCATCGCCATCACTGGCGCAGCCATCCAGTGGTTACGTGACAACCTGGGGCTGATCAAGGACGCTGCCGAAACAGAAATCGTTGCCCAGTCTGTAGAGGATGCAGGGGGGATTTACTTTGTCCCGGCATTCTCTGGGCTTTTCGCGCCTTATTGGGATATGTACGCGCGTGGAGTGATCGTTGGTCTCACCCGATACGTGACTAGGGCTCATCTGGTTCGGGCCGCACTGGAGGCTATCTGCTATCAGACCGCCGATGTGTTGCACGCTATGCGTGCTGATTCCGGCATTAGACTAAAGGCACTGAAAGTGGATGGTGGGGCGGTGGTCAATAACTTCCTGATGCAACTCCAAGCGGATATCCTGGGCGTACCGGTGGTCCGCCCGGTGGTAAATGAAACAACGGCACTGGGTGCGGCCTATGCAGCGGGCTTGGCCACTGGCCTGTGGGCCAATCTGGACGAACTGCGAACTAACTGGAGCGTGGACCGCATCTTCCAGCCGCTCTGGCCTGAGGAAAAGCGGGCTGCCGGGTACGCAGGTTGGCAGAAAGCCGTCGCCCGGGCCCGTGGCTGGCTGGAGAAATAA